From Deltaproteobacteria bacterium, a single genomic window includes:
- a CDS encoding response regulator, translated as MITASAISSASILIVDDLKVNVELLTRMLASSGYTDITSTMDPTEVCELYRRKRHDLILLDLKMPVMDGFQVMEGLKEIEQEGYLPVLVITAEPGHKMRALQAGAKDFISKPFELPEVLARVSNMLEVRLLHKALHNYNDVLEQRVLERTADLLEGNLETIFTMTRAVEYKDEDTGAHVQRISYYSRNLARVLGQDEEFADRIFFASPMHDIGKIGIPDNVLLKPGGLTNDEWEIMRGHSSMGAKILGKSKSPYLKMGAEIALNHHERWDGGGYPNGRKGEAIPLAARIMNICDIYDALRSKRPYKPALNHPKAVDIIMKGDGRTRPEHFDPAIFKAFGQTHESFRDVYETYTE; from the coding sequence ATGATAACAGCATCCGCCATCTCAAGCGCCAGCATCCTCATCGTTGACGATCTTAAAGTCAATGTGGAGCTTTTAACCCGAATGCTGGCTTCTTCAGGATATACCGACATCACCTCCACCATGGACCCTACGGAGGTCTGCGAACTTTATCGCCGGAAACGCCACGATTTGATCCTCCTGGACCTTAAAATGCCGGTCATGGACGGATTCCAGGTTATGGAGGGCTTGAAGGAAATCGAGCAGGAAGGCTACCTGCCCGTGCTTGTCATTACCGCAGAACCGGGGCATAAAATGCGCGCGCTCCAGGCCGGGGCCAAGGATTTTATCAGCAAGCCGTTCGAGCTTCCGGAGGTTCTGGCGCGCGTTTCCAACATGCTGGAAGTTCGCCTGCTTCACAAGGCATTGCACAATTATAACGACGTATTGGAACAACGGGTGCTGGAAAGGACAGCCGATCTTCTGGAAGGCAACCTTGAAACCATTTTCACCATGACGCGGGCCGTGGAATACAAGGATGAAGACACCGGCGCGCACGTGCAGCGCATCAGCTATTACAGCCGCAACCTTGCCAGGGTGCTCGGCCAGGACGAGGAATTCGCGGACAGGATTTTTTTTGCGAGCCCGATGCACGACATAGGCAAAATCGGCATCCCGGACAACGTCCTTTTGAAGCCGGGCGGCCTGACGAATGACGAATGGGAGATCATGAGGGGGCACTCATCAATGGGGGCTAAAATTCTAGGCAAAAGCAAATCCCCCTATCTCAAAATGGGGGCAGAGATAGCCCTCAACCACCACGAACGATGGGACGGCGGGGGATATCCCAATGGCAGAAAGGGCGAGGCTATTCCGCTTGCGGCGCGCATAATGAACATCTGCGACATCTACGACGCCCTTAGAAGCAAAAGGCCCTACAAGCCCGCCCTGAATCATCCGAAGGCGGTGGACATAATAATGAAAGGCGATGGCCGCACCCGGCCCGAGCATTTTGACCCGGCCATTTTTAAGGCGTTCGGGCAAACCCACGAATCTTTCCGCGATGTCTATGAAACTTACACGGAATAG